Below is a genomic region from Culicoides brevitarsis isolate CSIRO-B50_1 chromosome 2, AGI_CSIRO_Cbre_v1, whole genome shotgun sequence.
AAATACTTCTTAAGGATAGTCCAGAAGACTTGAAGGCAAAATCAGAAAAAGCTGGCTTATCAGAAAGCGAGTTCAATGTAATgctaatcaaatatttgaatttatgtATCTAAATTTATCTTACGAATACAATTTTTAGGCATTTTTGGTGTATTGTTGTGGATTTCTAGCAAATAGTGGAAATTACAAAGGGTTTGGCGACTCCAAAATTCTTCCAGGACTTTCAGAGATAAAGTTTGAAGCGCTTGTGAAGTCGACACAAGCTTATCAGGATAATCCAAAATCTAtcggaaaattgttaaattcaaCATTATCGCTGATTTTCTCATTAAGTGATCGAGAAAAAACATTAGGTCTGAATCCAGAGGGAGTTACAACTTACTTTTCATCGAACTGTACAAAAGAAGACGCACATATCGTTGACGAGTTTTTGAAAGCGAAAAAACTAGAATTGTGGAACGCACGCACATTTAAAACTGTTAAAGACGGTTCCAATGTTTATGAAATTCGTTTTGCTTCCTTTTTAACGGATAATACGGATGACGCTGTTACTCGTTCAGAGGAAGAATTCAAGGGCAACATTTTCAAACTAACACGCGGCGATTACTCACCACTTATGAAACTCGTTATCAACAATCTGGAAAAAGCAAAAGAATTTGCAGCAAATGAAAATCAGAAACAGAGGATTGTTAATTACAATAAAAGCTTCATGTCAGGAAATATTGGAGATCATAAAAATGGATCGCGTTACTGGATCAAAGATAAAGGACCAATAATCGAAGGAGATATTGGTTTCGCGATGACTTATCGAGATCCAGCAGGAAGTCGTGGAGAGTTTTGGGGTTTTGTAGCGGTCGTCAACAAAGAAATGTCGAAAATTTTCGCAGATCTTGTTGTACAAGCCGAAACCTTGATAAAAGATCTTCCATGGGGAAAGGACTTTGAAAAAGATGCATATCTCCGACCTGATTTCACTTCTTTGGATGTTTTGACTTTCGGTAGCTCTGGTGTACCAGCTGGAATCAGCATCCCGCCATACGATGAAATTAgacaaaatgaaggttttaaaaatgtttatttgggAAATGTTCTATCAGCTCGAAATCCCTTAGAGGTGTTCTCATTCGTCTCTGATGATGACCAGGAgttactgaaaaaatataaaggacCTGCGTTTGAGCTCCAAGTAGGATTACACGAGTTATTAGGACATGGAAGTGGCAAACTATTTCGCCGAAATGACGATGGAACCTTCAATTTCGACAAAGAACGTGTGATAAATCCTCTTACGCAGGAGAAAATCAAATCTTGGTACGAACCAGGTGAGACGTATGACTTAAAGTTTAAGACTCTAGCAAGTACTTATGAGGAAGCCAGGTCCGAAGCAGTAGGTCTTTACTTGTCATTAAATAAAGATGTTGCAAAAATCTTCGGACAcagtgatgaaaaattgattgaggACCTAATTTACGTAAATTGGTTATCGCTAGTTCAGAAAGGTGTTGGTGTTGCTTTAGAATTTTACAATCCTATTCAAAAGACCTGGTTACAAGCACATGCACAATGTCGTTATGTCATCATGAAGGTATTGTTGGAAGCAGGTGAAGGTCTACTTACAGTTGAAGAAATAGAACAAGGAAAGAATCTCCGATTGACTCTTAATCGTGAAAAAATCTTCACTGTTGGAAAAAGGGCGATGAAAGAGTTTCTCACAAAATTGCAAGTCTATAAGGCAACTGGCGACAACGAGGCAGCAGCgaaattttataatcattATGCCGAAGTTAATGAAGATGGGCCACATCCTTGGGCCAAATGGCGTAAAATTGTTCTTGAACACAAACAACCTCGTATAATTTTCGTCCAACCAAACACGGAAGTAAAaggtaatgaaaatttcaatttttcttttataaaatattaggaCGCTACATTActgttttaactttttgtttaacttttttaaaaattaaaaattttatgaaatattaccaatttttgatctttcttatgatttttgattaaaattttaagtagtctaaaataaaaaaaaaataataccgtAATCTACataatgctaagagaaaaaaaccgttaaaattcaaatgaaacgaaaaaatgtagataaattaagagaaggctaattttgaagttaagagaaaacaatttctcttaaatttttaacatttttaaatatttttttaaacaaattttagttgtattttttaatgtttttgacacaaaaatgataattttaaaataaaaatacataaaagtacaaaattagttgaaatttcaaatattttagttaaaaattttcaaaaattagaatttgaaaaaaaaaatgttaaaagaacGAATTTTGACTTCCATTTTCGTTAAGagaacagatttttaaattctcttagcATTAACAGTTACTTTTTTGATCTGatatcaaatcaaaaactttttttgtgacaaaaaaatcgaaataaatttggaattaatttgacttaatttaatttttagcagaCAAGGAAGTAAAATTGGTTACGTATGAGTCTACCTTGAATGGGTTCCTTCAATCTTGGAGAGATCGGTTTCCTGACACCTCGGTCGACGACATTTTGGAGAAACTTTATGAAGCTGATAAAGAGCATTTTCAAGATCTCAATCAGAACTAATAATGATGCGTTAAGTTGTAAATAACTCcgtaaaaagtgaattttcatttaataaacgttattttgaaacaactttgacacagtttttgtcaTACAATTATagtaattgttttaaaacaaacagTAGTGAGAgtgaaatttctttcttttcaagGTAAGTCAACTTCTTTTTATTACTCATCGTTCCGCTTTTATTTGACGAATGTTTATCTCTCTGTGTAAACTAGTTCATATATGTTTATGAGACGAGTGCAGAGGCATTCTAGTTTTGCATATTAGTTGTCAgatttgaaaacaaaagtGTTAATCGTATAACGCATTACATATTTCGAGACAGTGCCGTAACAACTGTTTCATCAGCTACCGTTACAAGAATGTTTGTATCGTCGCCACTGCTCGTGTTACAACCGACAGAGAgtgataattgaataaatggtTTGGGAACTATAATAAAGGTGCTTTATTATTGCTACTCTTTTCGACGAGAACAATGAGACAAAAGAAATGGTATAAAATGCGGTGAAAATTAGAGGAAGTAGTTTAGTAAGAAATTGCACTTCGTTGCGCTCACACTTCTCGGCGATTTTATTGCATCTATATTGTTTCAgagaaaataattgtttaaccTACAAATCCACATCAAAATGAGATCAATGTCAATTCTTGTGTTTTTACTCAATCTCTTCGTGAGTTCATGgcaggtaagttttaaaatattaatagatATGGCATCAAATGCAATAGTCATCATTTCATTCATATGACAGTTTCCAATTGAGGAATCCGATAATCTCGTAAATGCTGTACAACAACCAACCAGTACATGGATCGGAAGTCCCGAATTAGAACTCATAATTGACAGTGACCGATATGTATTGACAGTGATTGCGAATAAAATACACGAGTCTAGACTACCCGACGAGCTACGTCCTGCTGCTATCGAAGTTTTCAACAATGCCCAAGATGTTTTGAGGAAATGTGAATTTGCGTTCGCAGACTCTCATCGACAAATTTGGAAATTCAAAACGTGTATTGCGGATCTGCTCAAAGAATCAATTATGCTCCTTGAGACAATCAAAGAACAAAAAGTCGTGACAACAACTGGACAAACAACCATGATAGACATTAGTCA
It encodes:
- the LOC134829818 gene encoding dipeptidyl peptidase 3-like isoform X1 is translated as MSERNQFILPNTQPIAELDCTTAFENLSNQEKLYAHYFSKASWYGSLITLMQTSPESPLIFSLLHQILLKDSPEDLKAKSEKAGLSESEFNAFLVYCCGFLANSGNYKGFGDSKILPGLSEIKFEALVKSTQAYQDNPKSIGKLLNSTLSLIFSLSDREKTLGLNPEGVTTYFSSNCTKEDAHIVDEFLKAKKLELWNARTFKTVKDGSNVYEIRFASFLTDNTDDAVTRSEEEFKGNIFKLTRGDYSPLMKLVINNLEKAKEFAANENQKQRIVNYNKSFMSGNIGDHKNGSRYWIKDKGPIIEGDIGFAMTYRDPAGSRGEFWGFVAVVNKEMSKIFADLVVQAETLIKDLPWGKDFEKDAYLRPDFTSLDVLTFGSSGVPAGISIPPYDEIRQNEGFKNVYLGNVLSARNPLEVFSFVSDDDQELLKKYKGPAFELQVGLHELLGHGSGKLFRRNDDGTFNFDKERVINPLTQEKIKSWYEPGETYDLKFKTLASTYEEARSEAVGLYLSLNKDVAKIFGHSDEKLIEDLIYVNWLSLVQKGVGVALEFYNPIQKTWLQAHAQCRYVIMKVLLEAGEGLLTVEEIEQGKNLRLTLNREKIFTVGKRAMKEFLTKLQVYKATGDNEAAAKFYNHYAEVNEDGPHPWAKWRKIVLEHKQPRIIFVQPNTEVKADKEVKLVTYESTLNGFLQSWRDRFPDTSVDDILEKLYEADKEHFQDLNQN
- the LOC134829818 gene encoding dipeptidyl peptidase 3-like isoform X2, with the translated sequence MSERNQFILPNTQPIAELDCTTAFENLSNQEKLYAHYFSKASWYGSLITLMQTSPESPLIFSLLHQILLKDSPEDLKAKSEKAGLSESEFNAFLVYCCGFLANSGNYKGFGDSKILPGLSEIKFEALVKSTQAYQDNPKSIGKLLNSTLSLIFSLSDREKTLGLNPEGVTTYFSSNCTKEDAHIVDEFLKAKKLELWNARTFKTVKDGSNVYEIRFASFLTDNTDDAVTRSEEEFKGNIFKLTRGDYSPLMKLVINNLEKAKEFAANENQKQRIVNYNKSFMSGNIGDHKNGSRYWIKDKGPIIEGDIGFAMTYRDPAGSRGEFWGFVAVVNKEMSKIFADLVVQAETLIKDLPWGKDFEKDAYLRPDFTSLDVLTFGSSGVPAGISIPPYDEIRQNEGFKNVYLGNVLSARNPLEVFSFVSDDDQELLKKYKGPAFELQVGLHELLGHGSGKLFRRNDDGTFNFDKERVINPLTQEKIKSWYEPGETYDLKFKTLASTYEEARSEAVGLYLSLNKDVAKIFGHSDEKLIEDLIYVNWLSLVQKGVGVALEFYNPIQKTWLQAHAQCRYVIMKVLLEAGEGLLTVEEIEQGKNLRLTLNREKIFTVGKRAMKEFLTKLQVYKATGDNEAAAKFYNHYAEVNEDGPHPWAKWRKIVLEHKQPRIIFVQPNTEVKDKEVKLVTYESTLNGFLQSWRDRFPDTSVDDILEKLYEADKEHFQDLNQN